A single Phoenix dactylifera cultivar Barhee BC4 chromosome 1, palm_55x_up_171113_PBpolish2nd_filt_p, whole genome shotgun sequence DNA region contains:
- the LOC120110424 gene encoding L10-interacting MYB domain-containing protein-like isoform X2, producing the protein MSKKSQHTLAGPSTQDEKKRKAIWNEKLIEEFIDICIGGVEAGNRPGTHFNRLGWANIIKKFNEKTGNQYDYKKFKNKWDNLKANWSIWMKLVGKETGLGWDPVRNTIDAPDAWWEKKLQEIPDAAKFRERGLQHAIKLDRLFRGTSATGEGAWAPALLVQEDVEDTIEVYERLDGVNNDTFEGLGNSDEDHHMIEYKIDDVPTDNFNVNLTLASDAIQERGKKRVSSTLHDKKCKKVGGAAQLSQQLSRLIDAVEKKSTMPSKMIDKPGRSIDEVMDVVHMMPEMVAQPELLLIAAEVLLKREHREMFMALRDTNLRIEWLKRMSNLHK; encoded by the exons ATGTCTAAGAAGAGCCAACATACCCTTGCTGGTCCATCAACCCAagatgagaagaagaggaaggccaTTTGGAATGAAAAATTGATAGAGGAGTTTATCGATATATGTATTGGTGGAGTTGAAGCTGGTAATCGCCCAGGAACACATTTCAATAGGTTAGGGTGGGCcaatataattaagaaattcaaTGAGAAGACTGGAAATCAATATGactacaaaaaatttaaaaataagtgGGATAACCTGAAAGCAAATTGGAGCATTTGGATGAAATTGGTGGGAAAGGAAACAGGACTTGGATGGGATCCTGTTAGAAATACAATAGATGCACCAGATGCATGgtgggaaaaaaaattgcag GAGATTCCTGATGCAGCTAAGTTTCGAGAACGTGGTCTACAACATGCCATAAAATTGGATAGGTTATTTAGAGGTACTAGTGCCACTGGGGAGGGGGCCTGGGCACCAGCTTTACTGGTGCAGGAGGATGTTGAGGACACAATTGAAGTATATGAGAGGTTGGATGGGGTTAATAATGATACATTTGAGGGCTTAGGTAACTCAGATGAGGACCATCATATGATTGAGTATAAAATTGATGATGTTCCCACTGATAATTTTAATGTTAACCTTACTCTTGCATCTGATGCTATccaagagagaggaaagaaaagagttAGCTCTACTTTGCATGATAAGAAATGCAAGAAGGTTGGGGGTGCTGCACAACTATCTCAGCAATTGAGTCGTCTTATTGATGCAGTGGAGAAGAAAAGTACAATGCCATCCAAGATGATTGATAAACCTGGACGTAGTATCGATGAGGTGATGGACGTAGTGCATATGATGCCTGAGATGGTAGCACAACCTGAACTGCTTTTGATTGCTGCTGAGGTGCTCCTTAAAAGAGAACATCGAGAGATGTTTATGGCACTCCGAGATACCAATCTTCGAATTGAATGGCTCAAGCGAATGTCAAACTTACATAAGTAG
- the LOC103723506 gene encoding sister-chromatid cohesion protein 3, whose amino-acid sequence MENAAVASETSVRRPKRGRVLESSDGAPSKSSGSVGEMPDQSPTDGDQGSGGDGSFDGLDDPAPKAKRKRGAAVRAAGWREDQSLIDIIKSNGKLINHAVKQWVERYEADPKSAMVEILMMLFEACGAKYQLDAGSLDETDVDDVVVALVELAKNGEVEDYYNSKQKDLKNFKENLASFWDNLVLECQNGPLFDKVLFEKCMDYVIALSCTPPRIYRQAASLVGLQLVTSFITVAKTLSAQRETTQRQLNAEKKKRNDGPRVESLNKRLSLTHEKITVAEEMMRKIFTGLFMHRYRDVDAEIRMLCIKSLGIWIVSYPSLFLQDLYLKYLGWTLNDKSAAVRKTSVLSLQSLYEVDDNVPLLGLFTERFCNRMIELADDIDISVAVSAIGLLKQLLRHQLLSDDELGPLYDLLIDEPPMIRRAIGELVYDHLIAQKGGDNESSEVHLGRMLQILREFPDDPILSAYVIDDVWDDMKAMKDWKCIISMLLDENPMIELTDVDATNLVRLLYASARKAVGEKIVPATDNRKQYYTKAQKEALENSRREITGAMMKNYPQLLHKYIADKAKISPLVEIVLLLKLELYSLKRQEQNFKTILELITDAFFKHGEKDALRSCIKAINFCSTESQADLQDYAQNKRKNLENELIVKLKSAMKEVAAGDDEYSLLVNLKRFYELQLTKFVASDGLYEDMANILRDLKDMDNEVKSFLLLNMYLHVAWCLQSLDSENPAEASVTALLLKRNTLFDQLEYFTETLPEVQKEGRSWGVLSSRVCIILAEMWCLFKKSKYSSTRLESLGYCPDLSFLQKFWSLCEQQLNISADETEDEDANEEYIEETNRDAVMIAAAKLVATDAVPKDYLGPVIISHFVMHGTSIMEIIKHLITVLKKNANDDIPTIFLEALKRAYQRHVVDLSRSDNESLASKSYSDCKDLAARLSGTFMGAARNKHKLEILKIVKAGISFAFEDAPKQLSFLEGAVLPFVSKLPTSDVLDILKDVEKRSENVNTDEDPSGWRPYFTFVEHLHEKYVKNDALQDEKEGKAGKRRGRPRKARNLQGKKLFEGHTSSEEDSISESDQNDRDEEDEEERQPLIHAFRSSASKLRSMRVSQQDASGQAGTSRTKGSNV is encoded by the exons ATGGAGAACGCCGCCGTCGCCTCGGAGACGTCCGTCCGCCGTCCG AAGAGGGGTAGGGTTTTGGAGTCCTCTGACGGAGCGCCGAGCAAATCGAGCGGCTCGGTTGGGGAGATGCCTGACCAGAGCCCTACTGATGGGGACCAGGGGTCCGGCGGTGACGGATCGTTCGACGGACTCGACGATCCCGCCCCCAAGGCTAAGAGGAAGCGCGGGGCTGCGGTTCGGGCCGCCGGGTGGAGGGAAGATCAGAGCTTGATCG ACATTATTAAATCTAATGGGAAGCTAATAAACCATGCTGTCAAACAATGGGTCGAGCGATACGAAGCAGATCCCAAATCTGCAATGGTTGAGATTCTAATGATGCTGTTTGAG GCCTGTGGCGCCAAGTACCAACTTGATGCGGGTTCCCTTGATGAGACTGATGTAGATGATGTAGTTGTGGCTCTTGTTGAGCTAGCTAAAAAT GGTGAAGTGGAAGATTATTACAACTCAAAACAAAAAGACCTCAAAAACTTTAAGGAAAatcttgcatcattttgggaCAATTTGGTTCTTGAATGTCAGAATGGGCCATTATTTGATAAGGTCTTGTTTGAGAAATGCATGGATTATGTAATTGCATTGTCATG TACTCCTCCAAGGATCTACCGTCAAGCAGCCTCATTGGTTGGCCTCCAGCTTGTCACTTCCTTTATAACTGTAGCTAAAACACTCAGTGCGCAGCGTGAAACTACTCAAAGACAGCTGAATGCTGAAAAGAAGAAGCGGAATGATGGACCTCGTGTGGAGTCTCTCAACAAAAGGTTATCTCTGACTCATGAAAAGATAACTGTGGCAGAGGAGATGATGCGCAAAATATTTACAGG GTTATTTATGCACAGATACCGAGATGTTGATGCAGAAATACGGATGTTATGCATCAAATCTCTTGGTATCTGGATTGTATCATATCCATCACTTTTCTTGCAGGACTTATACTTAAAATATCTAGGTTGGACACTAAATGACAAG AGTGCTGCGGTGAGAAAAACTTCGGTCCTTTCTCTGCAAAGTCTTTATGAGGTGGATGATAATGTGCCATTGCTTGGGCTTTTTACTGAGAGATTTTGCAACAGAATGATCGAGCTTGCTGATGACATCGATATTTCTGTGGCTGTATCAGCCATAGGACTTCTGAAACAACTACTGAG ACATCAGCTTCTATCAGATGATGAATTGGGTCCTTTATATGATTTGCTCATTGATGAACCACCCATGATTAGGCGTGCCATTGGAGAATTAGTATATGATCACTTGATTGCACAAAAAG GTGGCGATAATGAGTCCTCTGAGGTTCATCTGGGAAGAATGCTACAAATTTTACGAGAATTTCCTGATGATCCAATCCTGAGTGCATATGTCATTGATGATGTTTGGGATGACATGAAGGCCATGAAA GATTGGAAGTGCATCATATCTATGCTCCTTGATGAGAATCCAATGATTGAACTTACTGACGTCGATGCAACCAACCTGGTTCGACTGCTCTATGCATCTGCCAGGAAAGCTGTTGGAGAAAAGATTGTTCCTGCTACAGACAATCGAAAGCAGTATTATACTAAAGCTCAGAAG GAAGCATTGGAAAATAGTAGACGAGAAATAACTGGTGCCATGATGAAGAACTATCCGCAGCTTTTACACAAATACATAGCTGACAAAGCAAAGATTTCACCTTTGGTTGAGATTGTATTACTTTTGAAACTTGAGCTTTATTCTTTGAAAAGGCAGGAGCAG AATTTTAAGACTATTCTGGAACTCATAACCGATGCTTTCTTCAAACATGGTGAGAAGGATGCTTTGAGATCGTGTATTAAGGCTATCAATTTCTGTTCTACTGAAAGTCAAGCCGACCTGCAAGATTATGCACAAAATAAACGGAAGAATCTTGAGAATGAGCTGATAGTAAAGCTAAAATCTGCAATGAAGGAAGTAGCG GCGGGTGATGATGAATACTCCCTTCTGGTTAATTTGAAGCGGTTCTATGAGCTTCAACTGACAAAATTTGTTGCAAGTGATGGCTTATATGAAGATATGGCCAACATCCTCAGGGATCTGAAAGATATGGATAATGAG gtaaaaagctttcttcttctcaacatgTATCTGCATGTAGCATGGTGTCTGCAGTCTCTGGATAGTGAAAATCCTGCAGAAGCATCTGTTACTGCACTTTTGTTAAAGCGAAATACACTGTTTGATCAACTAGAATACTTCACTGAGACCCTGCCTGAAGTTCAAAAGGAGGGAAGAAGTTGGGGTGTGCTTTCCTCAAGA GTTTGTATCATACTAGCAGAGATGTGGTGtctattcaaaaagtcaaagTACTCTTCCACAAGGCTGGAAAGTCTAGGATATTGTCCAGATTTGtctttccttcaaaaattttggaGCCTTTGTGAACAGCAGCTGAATATTTCAG CAGATGAGACCGAAGATGAAGATGCAAATGAAGAATACATTGAAGAGACCAACCGAGATGCAGTTATGATTGCGGCTGCAAAGTTGGTAGCCACTGATGCAGTTCCTAAG GACTATCTTGGTCCAGTGATTATTTCACATTTTGTGATGCATGGAACAAGCATTATGGAAATAATCAAGCATCTGATTACAGTTCTAAAGAAAAATGCCAATGATGACATCCCTACTATTTTTCTGGAGGCATTAAAAAGG GCCTATCAGCGGCATGTAGTAGATCTTTCCAGGAGTGATAATGAATCCTTGGCAAGCAAGTCCTATTCGGATTGTAAGGATCTGGCTGCCCGGCTCTCGGGAACATTCATGGGTGCAGCTCGCAACAAGCATAAATTAGAGATCCTAAAAATAGTCAAGGCTGGTATTTCATTTGCTTTTGAGGATGCTCCAAAGCAGTTGTCATTTTTGGAGGGAGCTGTCCTTCCATTTGTGTCAAAACTTCCCACATCAGATGTCTTAGACAT CCTGAAAGATGTTGAGAAGAGATCAGAGAATGTAAACACAGATGAAGATCCCAGTGGCTGGCGCCCCTACTTTACTTTTGTTGAGCACTTACACGAGAAATACGTGAAGAATGATGCTTTGCAAG ATGAAAAAGAAGGGAAGGCCGGAAAACGCAGGGGCCGTCCAAGGAAGGCAAGAAATCTGCAGGGCAAGAAACTTTTTGAAGGGCATACTTCAAGTGAAGAAGATTCTATTAGCGAATCAGATCAAAATGatcgagatgaagaagatgaagaagaaagacAGCCTCTAATACATGCATTCAGGTCTTCTGCATCCAAGCTCAGATCAATGAGAGTTTCGCAGCAGGATGCCAGTGGTCAAGCAGGAACTTCTAGGACTAAAG GAAGCAATGTCTAA
- the LOC120110424 gene encoding protein ALP1-like isoform X1 — protein sequence MGSIDNSFEENYSSEDEIVDDDNYNILLTATVGMVTEYYTKYIEKEPCRTSYQTGYKFVSEILHGNPYRCQQQFRMEKHVFINLCMELKIKYGLKASRYIPVEELVSMFLMILGHGFGNRMVQERFQHSGETVSRYFTHVLNAVLRMSKDIISPLDKEFKNIPSKIRDDHRWWPYFKDCIGAIDGTHIPVKISPSKQVPYIGRKGIPTQNVMACCDFDMRFTFVCAGWEGTAHDTRIFLDAIHRKELQFPHPPRGKYYLVDAGYPHMLGYMGPYKGERYHLPDFRRGSQPKGMHEIFNHAHSSLRCTIERTFGCWKSRWRMLSTMPNFSYHKQVQIVVASMAIHNFIRNHAIKDLEFQPYDDNEDLLPSDCLEINEPQEELSAEQSQILGNREMDILRDHIASQLIAR from the exons ATGGGCAGCATTGACAATAGTTTTGAGGAGAATTATTCCAGTGAAGATGAGATAGTTGATGATGATAATTATAATATTCTACTAACTGCAACTGTTGGTATGGTTACTGAATATTACACAAAATATATTGAAAAGGAGCCTTGTAGGACCTCTTATCAAACCGGATACAAGTTTGTATCAGAAATTTTACATGGCAATCCATATAGATGCCAACAACAATTTCGAATGGAAAAACATGTATTTATTAATCTGTGCATGGAATTGAAAATCAAATATGGTTTAAAGGCTTCTAGATATATTCCTGTTGAGGAGCTGGTgtctatgtttttgatgattctaggacATGGGTTTGGGAATAGGATGGTTCAAGAAAGATTTCAACATTCCGGAGAAACAGTTAGTAGATATTTCACCCATGTTTTAAATGCTGTTTTAAGGATGTCCAAGGATATTATTAGCCCGCTGgataaagagttcaaaaatattCCAAGTAAAATCCGCGATGATCATCGTTGGTGGCCTTATTTTAAGGACTGCATTGGAGCAATTGATGGCACCCATATACCAGTGAAAATTTCTCCATCCAAACAAGTACCATATATTGGCCGAAAAGGGATTCCTACACAAAATGTTATGGCTTGTTGTGATTTTGATATGCGTTTCACTTTTGTTTGTGCTGGATGGGAAGGTACTGCTCATGATACTCGTATTTTTTTAGATGCTATACACAGAAAAGAGCTCCAATTTCCACACCCACCTAGAG gtAAATATTATTTGGTGGATGCAGGATATCCTCACATGTTGGGATATATGGGGCCTTACAAAGGGGAGAGGTATCATTTACCAGATTTTCGACGTGGAAGTCAACCAAAGGGTATGCATGAAATCTTTAATCATGCACATTCCTCCCTGAGATGCACTATTGAGAGGACATTCGGATGCTGGAAAAGTAGATGGAGAATGTTGAGTACCATGCCCAACTTTTCTTATCATAAACAAGTCCAAATTGTGGTGGCTTCCATGGCTATTCATAATTTTATTAGAAATCATGCAATCAAAGATTTGGAGTTTCAGCCTTATGATGATAATGAGGATCTACTCCCTTCTGATTGTTTAGAGATTAATGAACCACAGGAAGAACTAAGTGCAGAGCAAAGCCAAATATTGGGTAACCGTGAGATGGATATTCTGCGTGATCATATTGCTTCTCAACTTATAGCTCGTTGA